A genomic window from Micromonospora ferruginea includes:
- a CDS encoding nitroreductase family protein, with protein sequence MEFADVVRRRRMVRNYDPDRPVPPETVDRLLDHAVRAPSAGFAQGWGFLVLEEPADRERFWAATTPEGGGRERWLAGMRRAPLIVVPHANRDAYLDRYAEPDKGWADRAEERWPVPYWYVDTGFAALLMLLTAVDEGLGACFFGIPPQRTDAYREAFGVPPALQPIGAVTIGYRAVDHRSPSLRRGRRPVDDVVRRGRWS encoded by the coding sequence GTGGAGTTCGCCGACGTCGTCCGGCGCCGCCGGATGGTCCGCAACTACGACCCGGACCGTCCGGTGCCGCCGGAGACGGTGGACCGGTTGCTCGACCACGCGGTCCGGGCCCCCTCGGCGGGGTTCGCGCAGGGCTGGGGCTTCCTGGTGCTGGAGGAGCCGGCCGACCGCGAACGGTTCTGGGCCGCGACCACGCCCGAGGGCGGCGGCCGGGAGCGTTGGCTTGCCGGGATGCGCCGGGCCCCGCTGATCGTGGTGCCGCACGCCAACCGGGACGCCTACCTGGACCGTTACGCCGAGCCGGACAAAGGTTGGGCGGACCGCGCCGAGGAGCGCTGGCCGGTGCCCTACTGGTACGTGGACACCGGCTTCGCCGCGCTGCTGATGCTGCTCACCGCCGTGGACGAGGGGCTGGGCGCCTGCTTCTTCGGCATCCCGCCGCAGCGGACCGACGCGTACCGGGAGGCGTTCGGGGTGCCGCCGGCACTCCAGCCGATCGGTGCCGTCACCATCGGTTACCGCGCCGTCGACCACAGGTCACCGTCGCTGCGCCGGGGGCGGCGTCCGGTGGATGATGTGGTGCGGCGGGGGCGGTGGAGCTGA